GTTGATTGTTCGTCTCTGTTGCCGTAGTTGTTGTTGGAGTGGGAGTAGTTTGGCTCTGAGTCTCTTCTGAAGAATCTCCTTCTGCTGCCGGAGAAGTAGCGGTTGTCTCTCCTTGTGTCTTCTTTTCAATGGTTAATTCTGTAAAGTAAATTCCGCTCGGTACCAAAGCAGATATCTTCTCAATTGTTGTTGAAAAATAAACTATGTCTTTTTGCGCACTATAAACTTTATCAATAAAATCATTCGATTTTAAAACTTGATCATCTAAGGCTATCATATCCTTAATTAATTTGTCTTTTTTAATTTCTTCAAGGGATCTTTTTTGATCAGATGACAAAAATTTCAAAGAAAAATCAGCACTTAGAAGTAGAAAAAAAACAATAAGAAGGGCGAGAAAAAGCGATTTTAAAATACCAACACCAATTAAATATAGTCTTTCTTTTTCTATTTCTTCTTTTTGTTCTGTGGGAAGAAGATTAAAAGTTAACATAGATTCAAATTATTTCTGCCGTTGCTCCTCTTATAGCAAGACCCACAACTGTTGTGTATGATAAAAAATCACGCACCGAAGGGTTTTTAGTTATGTTTTTTGAAATAGAAATTTTTTCTGGAATATTTGCTATTTCCGTTGAAACATTTAATGAGGCGTGAATAAAATCAGTAAAACCTATTAATCTTGATTCTCCTCCACAAACTATGATTTTTTCAATTGAACCAACAGGAATTTCTTTCGTTTCCTTAAAATCTTTAAAATAATCAATATACTGTTTAATTTGCTCTGAAAGATCGGTAAGGATCGGAACAAGAGCATTAAAAACTTTTTCTGCATCGACTTCATCTTCTTTTTCTCCTATTTTTTTCTCACCTTCAATTTTAGGAGTTTTAACATCGGCAACTAGATTTGTTAGTGGAAAATTAATTTTAGAAAGTTTTATACCTTGTTTTTGAAGACCAGCAAGACCCACCTTTCTTTTTATCTTCTCCGCCCTATCAAGACTTACCCCTAAAGACTTAGATATTACTTCGACAAACTTCTGTCCTGATATATCAATGTGCGAAGTGAATAAGATCGTCTCTCCAGAAAAAAATGTAAGACCAGCGCCACACTTCCCTATGTCAAGAATGATTACCGGACGCTCTATATAACTTTTAATAAGACTTCTTACTGTTGCCATTGATTCAATCTCAAAAACTATTGGCTCAATGCCAGAATTTTTAAAAATAGAAAAATACGAGTTAATTACTTCTTTTGGCACAACCGATACACAAATTGGATGTGTCTCTTCTTGATTTTCTTTATTTTTCTCCTGTATTTTTTTTTGTTTTTTCTGGCTTTTTTCCTTTCCCTCAATGATTTGCCAATCAAAATAAACGTTCTGCATTTTTACAGGAAAGTTTGATTCAATTTGCCATTTTATTACATTTTCCATTTCTTCTTCTTTCATTCCTGGAATATTAATAACTTTTATAAAACTATTTTCTTCTGGCAATGAACAAATAGCTTTTTTTGTTTTAATCTTTGCCCCCAAGACACTATTTTTACATTCTTGAATTATTTTTATCAGCTCTTGTTCTTTGTCTTTATTAATAATACCGTCGTTTATAAAGCCGGCTGGAATTTCTTTCTCGCCAAGACTTTTTAATACTAATTTAGATCCTTTCTTTTTTACTTGACCCATTTTAACTGAACGATCAGATAGATCTATCCCAAACGCTTCAGTTTTTGGAAGAAATAATGGCATGATGGTAAATCAAAAATTAAAATTCGAAAAATGAAAGTTATTTAAGTATATCAAACAAAAACAACGTTTTCAAAACAAAATATAAAATTATTTCTAAAACAAAATATAAAATTACTTATTTAAATTTATTGATTTTTCTTATTTAATAAGTTTCTTCCCAGTGCTCAATTTGAACAATTGGAGAATATGTTGGATCGCCTATTGCTTCATTGATTAAATCATTATCTAATGTAATATTAAGTGCCTGCCAAACACTAACTAATGACATTTTTCTTGCCATCATGCCCCCAACAATATTAAAACTTGCCGGTAGACTAACTAGCGAAAGTTCATCATTAGCATATAAAAGTCCGTTTATATTTATTGTTTCCAAAAAAAGTCCTGCCCCTATCTTTCTTTTTGTCATAAGTCCCGATGGCGTATCTGCTGGATGATTTATTGTTAATTGGCTATTTCCGCAACGCCAATTTAAAATATTTTTATACCAGCAACTCCTCTCGCCGATTGTAACATTGCCGTCAGCCACCAATGATCCGTTTACAGTAATTGTCTGACCGCCTCTTAACTCTATGGATCCCGTAACATAAGTCACAGCATTATTTAAAGTAAGGTTTTGATTATTCCACATAAGGTCTTCAAATTCTTCCGAGGTATAAACTGTCCCTAGGACCTGTGCTCTGCTTTTATAAGAAGCTGCGTCTGCCGAATCAAAATCAATCATCGGCATATCTATTTTTGATGGAGGGC
This region of Candidatus Paceibacterota bacterium genomic DNA includes:
- the pilM gene encoding type IV pilus assembly protein PilM, with translation MPLFLPKTEAFGIDLSDRSVKMGQVKKKGSKLVLKSLGEKEIPAGFINDGIINKDKEQELIKIIQECKNSVLGAKIKTKKAICSLPEENSFIKVINIPGMKEEEMENVIKWQIESNFPVKMQNVYFDWQIIEGKEKSQKKQKKIQEKNKENQEETHPICVSVVPKEVINSYFSIFKNSGIEPIVFEIESMATVRSLIKSYIERPVIILDIGKCGAGLTFFSGETILFTSHIDISGQKFVEVISKSLGVSLDRAEKIKRKVGLAGLQKQGIKLSKINFPLTNLVADVKTPKIEGEKKIGEKEDEVDAEKVFNALVPILTDLSEQIKQYIDYFKDFKETKEIPVGSIEKIIVCGGESRLIGFTDFIHASLNVSTEIANIPEKISISKNITKNPSVRDFLSYTTVVGLAIRGATAEII